One genomic segment of Rhizobium viscosum includes these proteins:
- a CDS encoding DUF1127 domain-containing protein encodes MNFSRSFNNWRKYRQTVTELGRMTNRELHDLGIDRSDIHRVAREASAR; translated from the coding sequence ATGAACTTCTCTCGCTCTTTCAATAACTGGCGCAAGTATCGTCAGACCGTTACTGAACTCGGTCGCATGACCAACCGCGAATTGCATGACCTCGGCATCGACCGTTCGGACATCCATCGCGTTGCTCGCGAAGCTTCCGCCCGCTAA
- the tig gene encoding trigger factor, whose amino-acid sequence MQVIETLAEGLKREIKVVIPAKDMENKLNERLADVKDKVRINGFRPGKVPTAHVKKLYGKSIMADLVNEIVRDQPTQILSSRGEKSATQPEINMTEDKDEADKILAAEQDFEFTLSYEVLPPIELKSNAGIKVTREVVDISDDEVNEQVLKVAESARDYAEKKGKAANGDRVKMDYLGKVDGVAFDGGTDQDAELVLGSGRFIPGFEEQLVGLKAGDEKTITVTFPADYPAKNLAGAEATFDVTVKEVAAPADVEINDELAKKLGLESADRLKEIVRGQIESQYGSLTRQKLKRQILDQLDELYKFETPSKLVEAEYNGIWNQVSNDLAQSGKTFEDEDTTEEQAREEYQKLAERRVRLGLVLSEIGEKAGVEVSEDEMQRAIYEQLRQYPGQEKQILEFFRSQPGAAASIRAPIFEEKVIDHLLTEIAVTDKKVTKEELLADEEGESSEKADTKKAAPKKKAAAKAEASADAAEGEEAAPKKKAAPKKKASEDSAE is encoded by the coding sequence ATGCAGGTTATCGAAACGCTCGCTGAAGGGCTGAAGCGCGAAATCAAGGTCGTTATCCCGGCCAAGGACATGGAAAACAAGCTGAACGAACGTCTTGCCGACGTAAAGGACAAGGTTCGCATCAACGGTTTCCGTCCTGGCAAGGTTCCGACCGCCCACGTCAAGAAGCTTTACGGCAAGTCCATCATGGCCGATCTCGTCAACGAGATCGTTCGCGACCAGCCGACCCAGATCCTGTCCAGCCGTGGCGAGAAGTCGGCTACCCAGCCGGAAATCAACATGACGGAAGACAAGGACGAGGCAGACAAGATCCTTGCCGCCGAGCAGGATTTCGAATTCACCCTGTCTTATGAAGTTCTCCCGCCGATCGAGCTGAAGTCCAACGCGGGCATCAAGGTCACGCGCGAAGTCGTTGACATCTCCGACGACGAAGTCAATGAGCAGGTTCTCAAGGTCGCTGAAAGCGCCCGCGACTACGCCGAAAAGAAGGGCAAGGCAGCCAACGGCGACCGCGTCAAGATGGACTATCTCGGCAAGGTCGATGGCGTTGCCTTCGACGGCGGCACCGATCAGGACGCTGAACTGGTTCTCGGCTCCGGCCGTTTCATCCCCGGCTTCGAAGAGCAGCTCGTCGGCCTCAAGGCTGGCGATGAGAAGACCATCACCGTGACCTTCCCGGCCGACTATCCGGCAAAGAACCTTGCTGGTGCGGAAGCCACCTTCGACGTCACCGTCAAGGAAGTTGCTGCTCCGGCTGATGTCGAGATCAACGACGAACTCGCCAAGAAGCTCGGCCTCGAATCCGCCGATCGCCTCAAGGAAATCGTCCGCGGCCAGATCGAATCCCAGTACGGCTCGCTGACGCGCCAGAAGCTGAAGCGCCAGATCCTCGACCAGCTCGACGAACTGTACAAGTTCGAAACCCCGTCCAAACTCGTCGAAGCCGAATATAACGGCATCTGGAACCAGGTCAGCAATGACCTCGCCCAGTCCGGCAAGACCTTCGAGGATGAGGACACCACCGAAGAACAGGCGCGCGAAGAATACCAGAAGCTCGCCGAGCGCCGCGTCCGCCTCGGCCTCGTTCTCTCCGAAATCGGCGAAAAGGCCGGCGTCGAAGTCAGCGAAGACGAAATGCAGCGCGCGATCTACGAACAGCTGCGCCAGTATCCGGGCCAGGAAAAGCAGATCCTCGAGTTCTTCCGCAGCCAGCCGGGTGCCGCCGCTTCGATCCGCGCTCCGATCTTCGAAGAAAAGGTCATCGATCACCTGCTGACCGAAATCGCCGTCACCGACAAGAAGGTAACGAAGGAAGAGCTGCTCGCCGACGAAGAAGGCGAAAGCTCTGAAAAGGCCGACACCAAGAAGGCTGCTCCGAAGAAGAAGGCTGCAGCCAAGGCTGAGGCTTCTGCAGACGCTGCTGAAGGCGAAGAAGCTGCGCCGAAGAAGAAGGCCGCCCCGAAGAAGAAGGCTTCCGAAGACAGCGCCGAGTAA
- a CDS encoding GDYXXLXY domain-containing protein translates to MSFAFAKPPAGRFYIVAAILVAGLQTLILGYIIQSRASILASGTEVLLKTAPVDPRDFLRGDYVVLNYDISSVPVSTVTGGIPAEAGEQTLWVRLKRQQDGFWGIVESSFKELPATSDTVVLRSMPFYSYGPNNGETIRVEYGIERYYVPEGEGKPLEEARNEGVVSIAASVSSSGAAQIRSLVVDGKPAYEEPLY, encoded by the coding sequence ATGAGCTTTGCCTTTGCAAAACCGCCGGCCGGCCGCTTCTATATTGTTGCCGCGATCCTGGTCGCCGGCTTGCAGACGCTGATCCTCGGTTACATCATCCAGAGCCGTGCTTCCATCTTGGCAAGCGGCACCGAAGTGTTGCTGAAGACGGCCCCGGTTGATCCGCGCGATTTCCTGCGTGGCGACTACGTGGTGCTGAACTACGATATATCGTCGGTCCCGGTCTCGACAGTCACCGGTGGCATTCCGGCAGAAGCCGGCGAGCAGACACTGTGGGTACGCCTCAAGCGCCAACAGGATGGTTTCTGGGGCATTGTCGAATCGTCATTCAAGGAATTGCCGGCAACATCAGATACGGTCGTACTGCGCAGCATGCCTTTCTATAGCTATGGTCCTAATAATGGCGAAACCATCCGGGTCGAATACGGGATAGAGCGCTATTATGTACCGGAAGGCGAGGGCAAGCCGCTGGAGGAGGCTCGTAACGAGGGCGTCGTTTCGATTGCTGCCAGCGTTTCCTCCTCCGGTGCCGCGCAGATCCGCAGCCTCGTTGTGGACGGCAAGCCGGCCTATGAGGAGCCTCTCTATTGA
- a CDS encoding B12-binding domain-containing radical SAM protein: MPDISEAARRRFQLVLIKPSHYDDDGYVIRWWRAMIPSNSLAAIYGIAAECAERQVLGTDTAIDITVIDETNTRIDFAALLSQFKRNDNFGMIALIGVQSNQYPRALDIARPFRDAGLPVSMGGFHISGCLSMLDGDAIGLDECRKMGVSMFAGEAEGRLEMVLRDAAAGELKPLYNFMNDLPGIGGTPVPFLPKNNIQRTLGLSTSFDAGRGCPYQCSFCTIINVQGRKSRFRSADDVEKLVRMNWAQGIHKFFITDDNFARNKDWEAIFDRLIELREKDGIPLGLMIQVDTLCHKIPNFIEKSKRAGVTRVFIGLENVNPDNLTAAKKNQNKITEYRKMLLAWKAQGIMTLAGYILGFPADTPESIRRDIKIIQEELPLDVIEFFVLTPLPGSEDHQVLWKKGVEMDADLNIYDVEHVCTAHPKMSKQEWESIYQEAWSLYYSPDHMKTLLRRGAATGIKLSSLVKVLVSFATTVPLENVHPLQSGLLRLKHPSERRPGLKREHPLLFWPRFTFDTIRKHLSLAGTIIKLSVSAFLIARKADAKTYMDKALTPVADDDEDVLDLFTKTAGGTAAVSHIKKVAELTHTRKAV; this comes from the coding sequence TTGCCCGATATTTCAGAGGCTGCTCGCAGACGGTTTCAGCTGGTCCTGATAAAGCCGTCGCACTACGACGATGACGGCTACGTGATCCGATGGTGGCGGGCAATGATCCCCTCCAACTCGCTGGCGGCGATCTATGGGATTGCCGCCGAGTGTGCGGAGCGGCAAGTGCTTGGGACCGACACAGCCATCGACATCACCGTCATCGATGAGACGAATACGCGCATCGATTTTGCAGCGCTGCTCTCCCAGTTCAAACGCAATGACAATTTCGGGATGATCGCGCTTATCGGCGTCCAGTCCAACCAGTATCCGCGTGCGCTCGATATTGCCCGTCCCTTCCGCGATGCGGGACTGCCGGTTTCGATGGGTGGCTTCCATATCTCGGGATGCCTGTCGATGCTTGACGGCGACGCGATCGGGCTCGACGAATGCCGCAAGATGGGTGTTTCCATGTTTGCCGGCGAAGCCGAAGGACGGCTTGAGATGGTACTGCGAGATGCAGCAGCCGGTGAGCTGAAGCCACTCTACAATTTCATGAACGACCTTCCCGGCATCGGCGGCACGCCGGTCCCTTTCCTGCCGAAGAATAATATCCAGCGCACGCTTGGCCTCAGCACCAGTTTCGATGCGGGCCGCGGCTGCCCCTACCAATGCTCCTTCTGCACGATCATTAACGTGCAGGGCCGTAAATCCCGTTTCCGCTCGGCCGACGATGTCGAGAAGCTGGTGCGCATGAACTGGGCGCAGGGCATCCATAAATTCTTTATCACCGACGACAATTTCGCCCGCAACAAGGACTGGGAAGCGATCTTCGACCGGCTGATCGAGCTCAGGGAAAAGGACGGCATTCCGCTCGGCCTGATGATCCAGGTGGACACGCTCTGCCACAAGATCCCGAACTTCATCGAAAAATCGAAGCGCGCCGGCGTCACGCGTGTCTTTATCGGCCTCGAAAACGTCAATCCGGACAATCTGACAGCAGCCAAGAAGAACCAGAACAAAATCACCGAATACCGCAAGATGCTGCTTGCCTGGAAGGCACAGGGCATCATGACGCTTGCCGGCTACATTCTGGGTTTCCCGGCAGACACGCCGGAATCGATCCGGCGCGATATCAAGATCATTCAGGAAGAGCTGCCGCTCGACGTCATCGAATTCTTCGTTCTGACACCACTGCCCGGTTCCGAGGACCATCAGGTTCTCTGGAAGAAAGGCGTCGAGATGGATGCCGATCTCAATATCTACGACGTCGAGCATGTCTGCACGGCGCATCCCAAGATGAGCAAGCAGGAGTGGGAGAGCATCTACCAGGAGGCCTGGTCGCTCTATTACTCGCCTGACCACATGAAGACCCTGCTACGCCGCGGCGCGGCAACCGGCATCAAGCTCAGCAGTCTCGTCAAGGTCCTGGTCTCGTTTGCGACCACCGTGCCGCTGGAGAACGTCCATCCGCTGCAGAGCGGCCTTCTGCGCCTGAAGCATCCTTCAGAGCGGCGCCCCGGCCTGAAGCGCGAGCATCCGCTGCTGTTCTGGCCACGTTTTACCTTCGACACGATCCGCAAGCATCTTTCGCTCGCCGGCACGATCATCAAACTCAGCGTCTCGGCGTTCCTGATTGCCCGCAAGGCCGATGCCAAAACCTACATGGACAAGGCCCTGACGCCGGTTGCTGACGATGATGAGGACGTTCTCGACCTTTTCACAAAGACCGCCGGCGGCACGGCCGCCGTCAGCCACATCAAGAAGGTTGCCGAACTGACCCACACTCGAAAGGCCGTTTAG
- the radC gene encoding RadC family protein produces the protein MAKGPVPQASDDELPFDMDEDIAVDERAFFGQPAKAAIPAKKSALPAREEHYHGHRERLRNRFRENGDTALADYEILELLLFRLIPRRDTKPIAKALIDRFGSLAAVFGAPAALLQEVKGVGEAVALDLKLISSISHRALKSELKGKQVLSSWSSVIQYCHAAMAHETREQFRILFLDKRNALIADEVQGRGTVDHTPVYPREVVRRALELSATALILVHNHPSGDPTPSRADIEMTKMIIDAAKPLGIAIHDHIIIGKDGQASLKGLRLI, from the coding sequence ATGGCGAAAGGCCCCGTTCCGCAGGCTAGCGATGACGAATTGCCTTTCGACATGGACGAGGATATCGCCGTGGACGAACGGGCGTTTTTCGGACAGCCGGCAAAGGCCGCGATTCCTGCAAAAAAATCCGCCTTGCCCGCCAGGGAAGAGCATTATCACGGCCATCGCGAAAGGCTGCGCAACCGCTTCCGTGAGAATGGCGATACAGCGCTCGCCGACTATGAAATCCTCGAACTCCTGCTTTTCCGGCTGATCCCACGCCGCGACACGAAACCGATCGCCAAGGCATTGATCGACCGCTTCGGTTCGCTTGCCGCCGTCTTCGGCGCACCGGCAGCACTGCTGCAGGAGGTCAAAGGCGTCGGAGAGGCGGTGGCGCTGGATCTGAAGCTGATATCGTCCATTAGCCATCGCGCGCTGAAGAGCGAGCTCAAGGGCAAGCAAGTGCTTTCCTCCTGGTCGTCGGTCATCCAATATTGTCATGCGGCGATGGCGCATGAGACGCGCGAGCAGTTCCGTATTCTCTTCCTCGACAAGCGCAATGCGCTGATCGCCGACGAGGTGCAGGGGCGCGGAACGGTGGACCACACACCCGTCTATCCGCGTGAGGTGGTAAGGCGGGCGCTCGAGCTTTCGGCAACGGCGCTTATTCTCGTCCACAATCATCCCTCGGGCGACCCGACGCCATCGCGCGCCGATATCGAGATGACGAAGATGATCATCGATGCTGCGAAGCCGCTTGGTATTGCCATCCACGATCACATCATCATTGGCAAAGACGGACAGGCGAGCCTCAAAGGCCTGCGCTTGATATAA
- the sthA gene encoding Si-specific NAD(P)(+) transhydrogenase — MFQYDLVVVGSGPAGRRGAIQAAKLGKKVLVIEQGKRVGGVSVHTGTIPSKTLRETALNLSGWRERGFYGRSYRVKQEISAEDLRRRLLITLDHEVEVLEHQFARNRVQHIRGKASFVDTNTLQIIKDDGDTMTVTGASILLAVGTKPFRPDYMPFDSKTVLDSDELLDIEELPRSMVVIGAGVIGIEYATIFSALDTAVTVIDPKSTMLDFIDKEIIEDFTYQLRDRNMKLLLGTKAEKVERLETGKVQLTLDSGRHLVTDMVLFAAGRMGATDTLNLEAIGLEADSRGRLKVNPETFQTSVPNIYAAGDVVGFPSLASTSMEQGRIAARVAIGAVAKEPQKYFPYGIYAVPEISTCGLTEEEMKERGIPYECGIARFRETSRGHIMGLDTGLLKLIFSLKTRRLLGVHIVGEGATELVHIGQAVLNLKGTVEYFVENTFNYPTLAEAYKIAGLDAWNRMGDIKSEL; from the coding sequence ATGTTCCAGTACGATCTCGTGGTAGTCGGCAGCGGTCCGGCAGGGCGCCGCGGCGCAATCCAGGCTGCAAAACTCGGCAAGAAAGTGCTGGTCATCGAGCAGGGAAAACGTGTCGGCGGCGTGTCCGTCCATACAGGCACGATCCCTTCCAAGACGCTGCGCGAAACCGCACTCAATCTTTCCGGCTGGCGTGAGCGCGGCTTTTACGGCCGCAGCTACCGCGTCAAGCAGGAGATCAGTGCTGAAGACCTGCGCCGTCGCCTGCTGATCACGCTGGATCATGAAGTGGAAGTGCTCGAACATCAGTTCGCCCGCAACCGCGTCCAGCACATCCGCGGCAAGGCAAGCTTCGTCGATACCAATACCCTGCAGATCATCAAGGACGACGGCGACACGATGACGGTGACCGGCGCCAGCATCCTGCTCGCCGTCGGTACCAAACCGTTTCGGCCCGATTACATGCCCTTCGACAGCAAGACCGTGCTCGACAGCGACGAACTGCTCGATATCGAGGAATTGCCGCGCAGCATGGTCGTCATCGGCGCCGGCGTCATCGGTATTGAATATGCCACGATCTTTTCGGCACTGGATACGGCCGTGACCGTCATTGATCCAAAGTCGACCATGCTCGACTTTATTGACAAGGAAATCATCGAGGATTTCACCTATCAGCTGCGCGACCGCAATATGAAGCTGCTGCTCGGCACAAAGGCCGAGAAGGTCGAGCGGCTTGAGACAGGCAAAGTGCAGCTGACACTCGACAGCGGCCGGCATCTCGTGACCGACATGGTGCTTTTCGCCGCCGGGCGCATGGGCGCCACCGACACACTCAACCTGGAGGCCATCGGTCTCGAGGCGGACAGCCGCGGGCGCCTGAAGGTCAATCCCGAGACGTTCCAGACGTCCGTGCCTAATATCTATGCCGCCGGCGACGTTGTCGGCTTTCCGAGCCTTGCCTCAACCTCGATGGAACAGGGCCGCATTGCTGCGCGCGTCGCAATCGGCGCCGTTGCCAAGGAGCCGCAGAAATATTTCCCCTACGGCATCTATGCCGTGCCTGAAATTTCCACCTGCGGCCTGACCGAAGAGGAAATGAAGGAGCGTGGCATTCCCTATGAGTGCGGTATTGCCCGTTTCCGGGAGACATCGCGCGGCCACATCATGGGTCTCGATACGGGTCTTCTGAAGCTCATCTTCTCGTTAAAGACGCGCCGCCTGCTCGGCGTACACATCGTCGGCGAAGGTGCTACCGAGCTCGTGCATATCGGCCAGGCAGTGCTCAACCTGAAGGGCACTGTCGAATATTTCGTCGAAAATACCTTCAACTACCCGACGCTTGCCGAAGCCTATAAAATCGCCGGCCTCGATGCGTGGAACCGCATGGGCGATATAAAGTCCGAACTTTAA
- a CDS encoding DUF2157 domain-containing protein — MYRGRLERDLSLWVEKGLLEEETAKTLLAEYDTRPASFSLGRVLMGLAAVLLGAALLLLVASNWEYIPRLVRVGLMLALIWAVHIGAALLLMRGALATAGGLLIIGTLSFGGAISLIGQMYHLSGDEQMVMYLWFAVATVSAVLFRSAAVTVVAGFLSWASFAVYLENFDTRWVGSGPYAPLVMAAVVIGLVRFTGADRARHLAYLLVVGWLAWLYALTEEISVAITFAVLGMVAFLLTALPVRPISTLVRTAGAAPAFYSFLVAVMGLFLLHIEMDEGGRMVVIGLLTLAAAVVAIVLHGRDNGAVRYLAYGAFAAEMLYLASVTVGTILGTSSLFLFSGLVVAAVAWVVIRLERRFAAGPGSVEAGEERA; from the coding sequence ATGTATCGGGGCAGGTTGGAGCGGGATCTCTCGCTCTGGGTGGAGAAGGGACTTCTTGAGGAAGAGACGGCGAAGACGCTACTGGCCGAATACGACACCCGCCCGGCAAGTTTCAGCCTCGGCCGCGTGCTGATGGGATTGGCGGCCGTGCTGCTCGGGGCCGCCCTGCTGCTGCTCGTCGCCTCGAACTGGGAGTATATCCCGCGTCTCGTCCGCGTCGGCCTGATGCTGGCGCTCATCTGGGCCGTTCACATCGGCGCTGCACTTCTTCTTATGCGCGGCGCGCTCGCCACCGCCGGCGGTCTGCTCATCATTGGTACTCTGAGCTTCGGCGGCGCCATCTCGCTCATTGGCCAGATGTATCACCTCTCGGGCGATGAGCAGATGGTCATGTATCTCTGGTTCGCCGTGGCGACCGTTTCAGCGGTCCTTTTCCGCTCGGCTGCAGTGACCGTTGTCGCAGGCTTCCTCTCCTGGGCTTCGTTTGCAGTCTACCTTGAGAATTTCGATACGCGCTGGGTCGGATCTGGCCCCTATGCGCCGCTTGTCATGGCGGCTGTCGTCATCGGGCTCGTGCGATTTACCGGCGCCGACCGGGCGCGCCATCTCGCCTATCTGCTGGTCGTCGGCTGGCTCGCTTGGCTCTATGCGCTGACGGAAGAGATCTCCGTGGCGATCACTTTCGCCGTCCTCGGCATGGTGGCTTTCTTGTTGACCGCCTTGCCTGTCCGGCCGATTTCCACGCTCGTCAGGACCGCGGGTGCCGCCCCGGCATTCTATAGTTTCCTCGTCGCCGTCATGGGATTGTTCCTGCTTCACATCGAAATGGACGAAGGCGGGCGTATGGTCGTCATTGGCCTGCTGACTCTTGCTGCCGCCGTCGTGGCGATCGTGCTGCATGGCCGGGACAATGGCGCGGTACGCTATCTGGCCTATGGCGCCTTCGCCGCCGAGATGCTCTATCTGGCCTCGGTGACGGTCGGCACGATCTTGGGCACGTCGAGCCTCTTCCTGTTCTCGGGCCTGGTGGTCGCAGCCGTCGCCTGGGTTGTCATCCGCCTCGAAAGACGTTTCGCGGCCGGACCGGGATCAGTCGAGGCAGGGGAGGAACGCGCATGA
- the trmFO gene encoding methylenetetrahydrofolate--tRNA-(uracil(54)-C(5))-methyltransferase (FADH(2)-oxidizing) TrmFO yields MSNNSSYSPIHVIGGGLAGSEAAWQIANAGVPVILHEMRGVRGTDAHKTDGLAELVCSNSFRSDDATSNAVGVIHAEMRMAGSLIMASADKHQVPAGGALAVDRDGFSIAVTKAIHEHPLITVVREEISGLPPKEWDLAVIATGPLTAPSLASAIQAETGEDSLAFFDAIAPIVYRDSIDMDICWYQSRYDKVGPGGTGKDYINCPMTEEQYNAFVDALIAGDTVGFKEWEGTPYFDGCLPIEVMAERGRETLRHGPMKPMGLTNAHNPTVKAYAVVQLRQDNALGTLYNMVGFQTKLKYGAQAEIFRLIPGLENADFARLGGLHRNTYINSPTLLDPSLTLKSRPGLRFAGQITGCEGYVESASVGLLAGRFAAAERKGEPVSPPPATTALGSLLGHITGGHIVTDEEPGKRSFQPMNINFGLFPELQPGSIVKPEGVKRFRGKDKTIMKRQLIAKRALADCAAWLGQDVKLAESA; encoded by the coding sequence ATGAGCAACAATTCCTCCTACTCCCCTATCCATGTCATCGGCGGCGGACTGGCCGGCTCTGAAGCTGCATGGCAGATCGCCAATGCCGGCGTTCCTGTGATCCTGCATGAAATGCGCGGCGTGCGTGGCACGGATGCGCACAAGACCGATGGACTTGCCGAGCTTGTCTGCTCCAACTCCTTCCGTTCGGACGATGCTACCAGCAACGCCGTTGGCGTTATCCATGCGGAAATGCGCATGGCCGGTTCGCTGATCATGGCGTCGGCTGACAAACATCAGGTGCCGGCAGGCGGCGCACTGGCTGTCGATCGTGATGGCTTCTCTATTGCCGTGACCAAGGCAATCCACGAACATCCGCTGATCACGGTCGTACGCGAGGAAATCTCCGGCCTGCCGCCGAAGGAATGGGATCTGGCCGTTATCGCCACCGGTCCGCTGACGGCGCCGTCGCTTGCGAGTGCCATCCAGGCGGAAACGGGTGAGGATTCTCTTGCCTTCTTCGATGCCATTGCGCCGATCGTCTATCGCGACAGCATCGATATGGATATTTGCTGGTATCAGTCGCGTTACGACAAGGTTGGACCCGGCGGTACCGGCAAGGACTATATCAACTGCCCGATGACCGAAGAGCAGTACAATGCCTTCGTCGATGCCCTCATTGCCGGCGATACGGTCGGCTTCAAGGAGTGGGAGGGCACGCCCTATTTCGACGGCTGCCTGCCGATCGAGGTCATGGCCGAGCGCGGGCGTGAGACGCTCCGCCATGGGCCGATGAAGCCGATGGGCCTGACCAACGCACATAATCCGACCGTGAAAGCCTATGCCGTCGTGCAGCTTCGCCAGGATAATGCGCTCGGCACGCTCTACAACATGGTCGGCTTCCAGACGAAGCTGAAATATGGTGCGCAGGCAGAGATTTTCCGCCTGATTCCGGGCCTGGAGAATGCCGACTTCGCCCGGCTCGGCGGCCTGCACCGCAACACCTACATCAACTCGCCCACCCTGCTCGATCCGTCGCTGACGCTGAAGTCGCGGCCGGGCCTGCGTTTTGCCGGTCAGATCACCGGCTGCGAAGGTTATGTGGAAAGCGCAAGCGTGGGTCTGCTGGCCGGCCGCTTTGCCGCTGCGGAACGCAAGGGAGAGCCCGTTTCGCCTCCTCCTGCAACAACGGCGCTCGGCTCGCTGCTCGGCCATATCACCGGCGGTCATATCGTCACCGACGAGGAGCCGGGCAAGCGCTCATTCCAGCCGATGAACATCAATTTCGGTCTGTTTCCGGAGCTTCAGCCCGGCTCGATCGTCAAGCCCGAAGGTGTCAAGCGCTTCCGTGGCAAGGACAAGACGATCATGAAGCGGCAGTTGATTGCCAAGCGAGCGCTTGCAGATTGCGCCGCTTGGCTGGGTCAGGACGTCAAGCTCGCCGAAAGCGCCTGA
- a CDS encoding dual specificity protein phosphatase family protein produces MGISPGRLYAPPSLRSLIRLTLLLLVVTGLYLGYLQLSTNVHAVVDGQVYRSAQPSPAKLGELVKEYGIKSVLNLRGDSSGEAWYDNEIAAAKGLNVQHIDFHMSATKELSVEEGRQLMAIMAAAPKPMLIHCKAGADRTGLASAIYVAGVAKEGEMAAESQISLTYGHLSLFFIGAYAMDRTFERLEPMFGFLNS; encoded by the coding sequence ATGGGCATTTCTCCTGGTCGCCTGTACGCGCCGCCAAGCCTTCGATCGCTGATACGACTGACACTTCTGCTGCTTGTGGTAACCGGTCTCTATCTCGGCTACCTGCAGCTTTCGACCAATGTACATGCGGTCGTCGATGGCCAGGTGTATCGCTCCGCTCAGCCCTCCCCCGCAAAGCTTGGCGAACTGGTCAAGGAATACGGCATCAAGTCCGTACTGAACCTGCGCGGCGACAGCAGCGGCGAAGCCTGGTACGACAACGAGATCGCCGCAGCAAAGGGACTTAATGTCCAGCATATCGATTTCCATATGTCGGCGACGAAGGAACTCTCCGTCGAGGAAGGGCGCCAGCTGATGGCGATCATGGCCGCCGCGCCTAAGCCGATGCTCATCCACTGCAAGGCCGGCGCCGACCGTACAGGGCTGGCTTCGGCCATCTATGTCGCCGGTGTTGCCAAGGAAGGAGAGATGGCTGCGGAGTCGCAGATCTCGCTGACATACGGCCATCTGTCGCTTTTCTTCATCGGCGCCTATGCGATGGACCGCACATTCGAGCGGCTTGAGCCAATGTTCGGCTTTTTGAACTCCTAA
- the map gene encoding type I methionyl aminopeptidase translates to MVNYIEAATAPPKNTGAIRLYGPEAFEGMRNACQLTARCLDALADIVKPGLATNEIDRFVFEFGMDNGAYPATLNYRGYTKSTCTSINHVVCHGIPDDKPLREGDIVNIDVTFVVDGWHGDSSRMYPVGQVKRAAERLLEVTYESLMRGIAAVHPGARTGAIGEAIQTYAEAERCSVVRDFCGHGVGRLFHDSPNILHYGRANEGPELREGMIFTIEPMINLGRPHVKVLADGWTAVTRDRSLSAQYEHTVGVTANGCEIFTLSPAGLDRPGLPPLNG, encoded by the coding sequence ATGGTGAATTATATCGAAGCCGCAACCGCGCCGCCGAAGAATACCGGCGCCATCAGGCTTTATGGCCCTGAAGCATTTGAGGGAATGCGCAACGCGTGCCAGCTGACCGCGCGCTGCCTCGATGCGCTTGCCGATATCGTCAAGCCGGGCCTCGCAACCAATGAAATCGACCGTTTCGTTTTCGAATTCGGCATGGATAACGGCGCCTATCCGGCGACGCTGAACTATCGCGGCTATACGAAGTCCACCTGTACTTCGATCAATCATGTGGTCTGCCACGGCATTCCTGATGACAAGCCGCTGCGCGAGGGTGATATCGTCAATATAGACGTGACCTTCGTCGTCGATGGCTGGCATGGCGATTCGAGCCGCATGTATCCGGTCGGCCAGGTCAAGCGCGCTGCTGAACGCCTGCTGGAAGTGACCTATGAGTCGCTGATGCGCGGTATCGCCGCCGTTCATCCCGGCGCACGCACCGGCGCGATCGGCGAAGCGATCCAGACCTATGCAGAAGCCGAGCGCTGCTCCGTCGTGCGCGATTTCTGCGGCCATGGTGTCGGCCGTCTCTTCCACGATTCGCCAAACATCCTGCATTACGGCCGCGCCAATGAAGGGCCGGAACTGCGCGAGGGCATGATCTTCACCATCGAGCCGATGATCAATCTCGGACGCCCGCATGTGAAAGTGCTGGCGGACGGCTGGACTGCCGTGACGCGCGATCGCTCGCTGTCAGCGCAGTACGAACATACGGTCGGCGTAACCGCCAATGGCTGCGAGATCTTCACGCTTTCGCCCGCCGGCCTCGATCGGCCGGGCCTGCCACCGCTGAACGGGTGA
- a CDS encoding DUF1127 domain-containing protein: MNPIRIAKSWISYRRTLNELGNLSNQTLADIGVSRYDIRGIASRSFR; this comes from the coding sequence ATGAACCCGATCCGCATTGCAAAGAGCTGGATTAGCTACCGCCGCACGCTCAACGAACTTGGCAACCTGTCCAACCAGACGCTCGCCGACATCGGCGTGAGCCGTTACGACATCCGCGGCATCGCATCCCGCTCGTTCCGCTAA